CACCGCCGTCTACGACTGGGTGCTGACGCACCGCCGGCTGGACCTGACCGCCCTCGCCGACCACCTGCGCCGGCTCGGACTGGACCCGGCGGGCGCGGGGAGCGCGTTGCACCGCCTGACCGAGTGGCAGCTGGTCCACCGGGATCCGCGTGATCCGGCGGTGGGGTACGCGGTGGCACCGGACGCCGCGATGACCGCCCTCGCCGCCCCGGTCGAGGCCGCGATCCGGCGCAGCCAGGAGGAACTGGCCCGCAGGCGGACCCAGGTGGCCGGTTTCCTGCCGCACTACCGGCGCAGCCCCGGCGCCGACGGCGCCGGCCAGGGCCTGCGGGTCATCGCCAGCCTGCCGGAGGTGCGGGCGGCCCTGGACCGGGCCTCCGACAGCTGTCGGGAGGAGGTGCTGACCAGCCAGCCCGGCGGCGGCTCCCGAGTACCGGAGGCAATGGAGGAGGCGTTGGGCCGTGACCACGCCCTGCTCGCCCGCGGCGTGCGGATGCGAACGCTGTACCACCACACCGCGCGCTTCAACGGCCCCAGCCAGGCCTACGTGGAGGCCGCCACCGGGCTGGGCGCCGAGTACCGCACCGCCCACGAGCTGTTCGGCCGGCTCATCGTCTTCGACCGCGAGCTGGCGTTCCTGCCGCTCAGCGACGGCTCCTGGGGTGCCCTGATGGTCAGCCAGGACTCGCTGGTCGCCTACCTGTGCGAGATATTCGAGCAGTCCTGGGCGCTGGCGCGGCCCTTCGCGGCGGCGGCGGAGGAGGGCCTCGAACAGGTCGCCAGGGAGCTCGACCGCACGATCGTGCGGATGCTCGCCGCGGGCCTCAAGGACGAGGCCATCGCCCGGCGCCTGGGCATGTCCCTGCGTACGGCGCGCCGGCACATCGCGGACATCATGACCCAGTTGGCGGCCGAGAGCCGGTTCCAGGCGGGCGTGGCAGCGGCCCGGACCGGACTGCTGGACGACTGACGCCCGGCACGCGGCCCCGCGAGGCCGCCGTCACGCGCGCCCCGACGCACACGGACCCGACGCGCACCCGCCCCGACGCACACGGGCTCTGTCACGCACGGGCCCTGTCACGTACTCCCGGGACCGCGGCCCCGGGACCGGCATCCCGTGGCTTTCCGTCGGCGGTGTCCACATTTCAAGATGGACACCGGCGGGACGCGGATCTGCGCCTTGCCGGGCAACCGCCCGGCGAACGGCCCCGATCCGAGGTCCGGCGCGCAGGCGCCCGTGCTCCTCCCGCTCCGGGCCCGCCCCCCGCCCGTCGCCGGACCACCCGGCGCAGCCGGCCGTCCGACGCCAGGGCCGTAAGGACCGGTTCGGGCGTTCGGCGGCCCCGTCCTGCCCGTCCGGGCAGGCGACACCCTCACCATCTCTCGGAGGAACGAACCGTGGACACTGCCCAGCACACCGACACCACCTCCAGGCTCGCCGCCCTGACCCGCCAGGCCGCGCTCTCGGTGGCGGTCGCCGCCGCCATCGGCGGTGCGGTCTTCGCCCCCGCGGCCCAGGCCCAGGCCGCCACCCCGACCGTCACGGCCGGCCACGTCACGCCGGACGGCTGCGGCGGCTGCTACCCCGACGTCATGTGAGTGCCCTCCGCCCGGTGCCCCGCCGCCCGCTCCGGCCGGCGGGGCACCGGGCGGCCGGGCCCACGGCGGAGGAGGAGCGCGCGACGCGACGGAGCGGACGGCGCGCGGACACGGGGCGACGCGCTGACCGCGGCGCACCGGAGAGGGAGTGAGGGGCCGTGAACTGGCTCGAACGATGTGTGTCCGACCCGGACGCCTTCCTGCGCACCCAGTGGCGCCGAGGGCCCGCGCTGCTGCGTCCGGCCGACCCGCCCACCGAGATCCTCACCCCCGCCGACCTGGACGCCCTGATCGACGGCGGCACGCTGCGCACCCCGTACGCGGGGCTGTTCACCCGCGCGGGCGCCGTGGCGGACGAGCGGATCTGCCCGCCCAGGATCGTCGCCGGGCACCCGCTGGCGGGCTGCCTCGATCCGGAGCTGGTCCGGGCCGTGATCCGCGACGAGGACGCCACCCTCCAATTGCGTTACCTCAACCACTGGCACCCGGCGGTGCGCGCGCTCACCACCGACCTGGGTGAGCGACTGGGACGCCTGGCCGACGCCTTCCTCTTCTCCTCCCTTCCCGGGCGCCACGGGCCGGTGCACCGCGACGACGGCGACATCCTGGTGATCCAGCTCAGCGGCACCAAGCACTGGCAGGTGTACGCGGGCCCGACCGACCCCGCCTGGCAGCCGGTACGCGAGGACGACCCCGGACCGGTGCTGCTGGAGACCCTGGTACGGACGGGTGAGGTCCTCTACGTGCCGAACGGCTACGCCCACACGGCCCGGGCCACCGGGGCGGGACCGTCCCTGCACCTGACCGTCGCCCTGCGCGAGGCCGGCGGCGGCCATCTGCGGACCCAACTGCGGGCGCTGCTCGCCGAAGATCTCGCCCTGCCCGCCCACCCGCTCGACGAGGCCGAACTGACCCGGACCGCGGCCGCGCTGCTGGAGCACCTGCGGGCCCGGCTCGCCGACGCCACCCCTACGGCCCTGGTGGCCGGTGCCCGCCGCAACGCCTTCAGCAGCCGCCCCACCGCCTGACCCGACCCGCCGCCTGATCCGACCCACCGCCTGACCCGACCCGGCACCGGCCGGCCCACGGTCGGCACCCGTCCCGCGCCCCGAACCGCCCGTGCCCGCGACCGCCCCCCCGTACCCGGACCCGGACCCGCGACCGCGACCCCACCCCCACGCCCTGCCCCGGCCCCCGCCCGCAGGGCCCGAACCGGCCCGCCCGGGGCAGAGAGCGACATCGGACATGACCGAGAACTGGCTGCGCCGCTGCGTGGGGGACGAGGAGCGGTTCCTCGCCGCGTACTGGCGCAGGACCCCGGCGGTGCTGCGTCCCACCGACCCTCCGGTGGACGTGCTGCCCCGCACCGAGCTGGAGCAGCTGCTCGACCACGGTCTGCTGAAGGTCCCCTACATCGCCCTCGTCCGGCAGGGCGGCCACCTGCCCGGCGCCGACTTCTGCCGGCCCCGCGTGGTCCTGGGCGAGGTGGTGCAGGAGTACGCCGACGCGGACGCGGTCCGCACCCTGGTCCGCGACGAGGGGGCCACCGTGCTGTTGAGCCACGTCGACCAGTGGCACCAGGGCGTACGCGCCCTCGCCCGGGGTCTCGCCGAGCAGCTCGGCCGCCGGGTGGAGGCGTTCCACCTCCTCACG
The sequence above is drawn from the Kitasatospora sp. NBC_00315 genome and encodes:
- a CDS encoding response regulator transcription factor codes for the protein MEPDPVDTAVYDWVLTHRRLDLTALADHLRRLGLDPAGAGSALHRLTEWQLVHRDPRDPAVGYAVAPDAAMTALAAPVEAAIRRSQEELARRRTQVAGFLPHYRRSPGADGAGQGLRVIASLPEVRAALDRASDSCREEVLTSQPGGGSRVPEAMEEALGRDHALLARGVRMRTLYHHTARFNGPSQAYVEAATGLGAEYRTAHELFGRLIVFDRELAFLPLSDGSWGALMVSQDSLVAYLCEIFEQSWALARPFAAAAEEGLEQVARELDRTIVRMLAAGLKDEAIARRLGMSLRTARRHIADIMTQLAAESRFQAGVAAARTGLLDD
- a CDS encoding JmjC domain-containing protein, which encodes MNWLERCVSDPDAFLRTQWRRGPALLRPADPPTEILTPADLDALIDGGTLRTPYAGLFTRAGAVADERICPPRIVAGHPLAGCLDPELVRAVIRDEDATLQLRYLNHWHPAVRALTTDLGERLGRLADAFLFSSLPGRHGPVHRDDGDILVIQLSGTKHWQVYAGPTDPAWQPVREDDPGPVLLETLVRTGEVLYVPNGYAHTARATGAGPSLHLTVALREAGGGHLRTQLRALLAEDLALPAHPLDEAELTRTAAALLEHLRARLADATPTALVAGARRNAFSSRPTA